One region of Quercus lobata isolate SW786 chromosome 2, ValleyOak3.0 Primary Assembly, whole genome shotgun sequence genomic DNA includes:
- the LOC115963457 gene encoding serine/threonine-protein phosphatase 7 long form homolog: MEPRIDEELEVLDLGPRQRSLLTRQPYHRSEAIWNGEDSGPLTCRGRTKEMANVQMQDNRVIDIIKLLRLEGLFRASSREVDNCLISALVKRWRPETHTFHLPHGEMSITLQDVKVIFGLPIDSDVLVGPTAVVDDGGWRQLCTELLGFTPPNDNKTLVGQRILISRLVEAVAAPLPHDATEMQIHRYARCYILALIGDKLFMDKLGDRVHLMFLDFMRNLRDPPQYSWGSGCLAWLYRELCRASEKGASQIGGACTLVQYWAWARLPFLCPRIEPPLGCDYGPWPYAPLAFK; the protein is encoded by the exons ATGGAGCCTCGGATTGATGAGGAGCTAGAGGTCTTGGACCTCGGTCCGCGTCAGAGGTCATTGTTGACACGACAGCCATATCATCGATCAGAGGCCATTTGGAATGGCGAG GACTCGGGCCCCCTTACATGCCGTGGTCGCACTAAGGAGATGGCAAACGTTCAGATGCAAGATAATCGAGTCATTGACATTATCAAATTGCTAAGGCTAGAAGGATTGTTTAGAGCCTCTTCAAGAGAGGTAGATAATTGCCTAATATCGGCCCTAGTTAAGCGATGGCGGCCGGAGACTCATACTTTCCATCTTCCACATGGTGAGATGTCAATCACCCTACAAGATGTGAAGGTAATTTTCGGACTTCCTATAGACAGTGACGTCTTGGTTGGGCCGACTGCTGTGGTGGATGATGGGGGTTGGAGGCAACTGTGTACGGAGTTGCTTGGTTTTACTCCACCGAATGACAATAAAACTTTGGTGGGGCAAAGAATTCTCATCAGCCGACTTGTTGAGGCCGTTGCAGCGCCATTGCCTCATGACGCAACGGAGATGCAGATACACCGGTATGCCCGGTGCTATATTTTAGCGCTAATAGGGGATAAACTTTTCATGGACAAGTTAGGAGATAGGGTGCATCTGATGTTCCTGGACTTCATGCGTAACCTTCGTGATCCGCCACAGTATAGTTGGGGTAGTGGTTGCCTGGCCTGGTTATACAGGGAGTTGTGTCGGGCAAGCGAGAAAGGGGCATCGCAGATTGGTGGGGCGTGCACCTTGGTCCAGTATTGGGCATGGGCAAGGTTGCCATTCTTGTGCCCGAGGATAGAGCCCCCACTTGGATGTGATTATGGCCCATGGCCATATGCTCCACTTGCATTTAAGTAA
- the LOC115975404 gene encoding uncharacterized protein LOC115975404, with protein MLGKSLASPFLTFGSATPYCFSTPLDLATSTRNIVLLNVNFSNGLRPDVLRGAWSTNFSSKKWEIRSTAQIENLTLSDEDRKAWEACRQALSAFNFSVEEEDKILGKAFGQFHSPYWGEERQREVPKFEIVNGILDYLRGLSLANDDICKLLKKFPEVLGCSLEHDLKTNVQLLEKEWGIKGKSLRNLLLRNPKVLGYNVDCKGDCMAKCTRCWVRF; from the exons ATGCTAGGGAAATCATTGGCTTCTCCTTTTTTGACCTTTGGTTCTGCAACACCCTACTGCTTTTCTACT CCTCTTGATCTTGCAACATCTACACGAAATATTGTGCTGTTAAATGTGAACTTCTCTAATGGTCTTCGACCAGATGTGCTCAGAGGAGCTTGGTCCACCAATTTCTCTTCTAAGAAATGGGAAATACGTTCAACCgcacaaattgaaaatttaacatTGAGTGATGAAGATAGGAAGGCATGGGAAGCATGCAGGCAAGCTCTATCTGCATTTAATTTCAGTGTTGAGGAGGAAGACAAGAtacttggaaaagcatttggcCAATTTCATTCACCTTACTGGGGTGAGGAACGTCAAAGAGAAGTACCAAAATTCGAAATTGTAAATGGAATATTGGACTATCTTAGGGGTTTAAGCCTTGCCAATGATGATATCTGCAAGTTGCTCAAAAAGTTTCCCGAAGTTCTTGGATGTAGTCTTGAACATGATCTGAAAACCAATGTGCAGTTGTTAGAAAAGGAATGGGGAATAAAGGGGAAATCACTCCGTAACCTTCTTCTTCGAAATCCAAAAGTGTTGGGTTATAATGTCGATTGCAAGGGAGATTGTATGGCAAAATGCACTCGATGTTGGGTTCGGTTTTAG